A DNA window from Nitrospirota bacterium contains the following coding sequences:
- the rlmN gene encoding 23S rRNA (adenine(2503)-C(2))-methyltransferase RlmN encodes MSHEPTAAPSSSPPVNLLALTEEGLGRFLQQFEWPRYRIGQILRWLYQRRAGSITQMTDLSQKDREQLAHVATISRTQQCTVLESADGTRKFLLTLDDGLRIETVLIPDEERLTLCVSTQVGCMLDCGFCLTGTMGLKRNLKAHEIVDQVLTAQDHLTGEERLTNLVFMGMGEPLANIEALSTAIQCLINKSWGLGWSPRRITVSTAGLAARLKDVAALGVNLAISLNGTTEEQRQQLMPAVSQIASLKTLMAACRCYPLAPTRRLTFEYVLLAGVNDRDEDAHRLVKLLKGLRCKVNLIPFNEFPGNPFRRPTDRSVLAFQAILTRAGVDAFIRKSRGRDVLGACGQLGNLSPDYAGRALTQIESRC; translated from the coding sequence ATGTCGCATGAGCCAACCGCCGCCCCATCCAGTTCACCTCCCGTCAACCTCCTGGCCCTCACCGAAGAGGGGCTGGGTCGGTTTCTGCAGCAATTTGAATGGCCCCGCTACCGGATCGGTCAGATCTTGCGCTGGCTCTATCAGCGGCGCGCCGGCAGCATCACGCAGATGACCGATCTCTCACAGAAAGATCGAGAGCAACTGGCCCACGTCGCCACGATTTCGCGCACGCAACAGTGCACCGTACTTGAATCAGCCGACGGCACGCGCAAGTTCCTCCTCACCTTGGACGACGGGCTCCGCATTGAAACGGTGCTGATTCCGGACGAGGAGCGGCTCACGCTCTGCGTCTCGACCCAGGTGGGCTGCATGCTGGATTGCGGCTTCTGCCTGACCGGCACCATGGGACTCAAACGCAACCTCAAGGCGCATGAAATCGTCGATCAGGTCCTCACGGCGCAAGACCATTTAACCGGCGAGGAACGACTCACCAACCTCGTCTTCATGGGCATGGGAGAACCGCTGGCCAATATCGAGGCCCTCTCCACCGCCATCCAATGCCTGATCAATAAGTCCTGGGGATTGGGCTGGTCGCCCCGCCGCATTACCGTCTCGACCGCGGGGCTCGCCGCCAGATTGAAGGATGTGGCAGCGCTCGGTGTGAATCTGGCCATCTCCTTAAACGGCACGACGGAAGAGCAACGCCAGCAGTTGATGCCGGCGGTCAGCCAGATCGCTTCGCTCAAAACGCTCATGGCCGCCTGCCGCTGCTATCCGCTCGCCCCGACCAGACGGCTGACGTTTGAATATGTGTTGCTCGCCGGCGTGAACGATCGCGACGAGGATGCCCATCGACTAGTGAAGCTGCTCAAGGGCCTCCGCTGCAAAGTAAACCTGATTCCCTTCAATGAGTTTCCCGGCAATCCCTTCCGCCGGCCGACCGATCGCAGCGTGCTGGCCTTCCAGGCAATCCTCACACGGGCCGGCGTCGATGCCTTCATCCGCAAGAGCCGCGGACGCGACGTGCTGGGCGCCTGCGGACAATTGGGCAATCTCTCGCCCGACTACGCGGGGCGCGCCTTGACACAAATTGAATCCCGTTGCTAG
- a CDS encoding TlyA family RNA methyltransferase: protein MSSTPRIRKERLDRVLLLQGLVPSREAAARAVLAGGVSVDGMMVDKPAKLVPLDARIEVVQPALFVSRSGDKLAAALDAFQIDPSGTIGLDVGCSTGGFTDCLLQRGATKIYAVDVGYGQFEWKLRQDSRVVLLERTNIRYVDRTTVPEPIDLAVIDVSFISLTLVLPAVVGLLNRFATVVALVKPQFEVGKGQVGRGGIVRDDAQREAVTEKVIACATQLGLQLKGVLDSPVIGRKGNREILVGFTRVMTA from the coding sequence ATGTCATCCACCCCTCGTATTCGCAAAGAACGGTTGGACCGTGTGCTGCTGTTGCAGGGCCTGGTGCCCAGCCGTGAGGCTGCGGCCAGAGCGGTGTTGGCGGGCGGAGTCTCGGTGGATGGGATGATGGTAGACAAGCCGGCGAAGCTGGTGCCGCTGGATGCGCGAATCGAAGTCGTGCAGCCCGCATTGTTCGTCAGCCGATCGGGCGACAAATTAGCGGCGGCGCTGGATGCCTTTCAGATTGATCCCAGCGGGACGATTGGCCTGGATGTCGGCTGTTCGACCGGCGGATTCACCGACTGTTTGTTGCAGCGGGGCGCGACCAAGATCTATGCCGTCGATGTGGGGTATGGGCAGTTCGAATGGAAGCTGCGGCAGGATTCGCGTGTTGTCTTGCTCGAACGGACCAATATTCGGTATGTTGACCGTACAACGGTCCCTGAGCCGATCGACTTAGCTGTGATCGACGTCTCCTTTATTTCCCTGACCCTGGTTTTGCCTGCCGTTGTCGGTCTCCTCAATCGTTTCGCAACGGTTGTGGCGCTCGTGAAGCCCCAGTTTGAAGTCGGCAAGGGGCAGGTGGGGCGAGGGGGAATCGTGCGGGACGATGCGCAGCGCGAAGCGGTGACGGAGAAGGTCATTGCTTGCGCGACGCAGTTGGGGCTTCAGCTAAAAGGTGTGCTCGATTCTCCCGTGATCGGGCGAAAAGGCAATCGTGAGATCCTGGTCGGGTTTACGCGCGTGATGACAGCATGA
- a CDS encoding cell division protein ZapA — protein MTKTIDVEIYGQRFAIRGEADEAYIRRLASFVDGHMRHLAEGMNTTTPSKLAVLTAVNLAHQLFEVERKRAQGEADVERRMTSLMESIEEQVPTSLFR, from the coding sequence TTGACGAAGACCATTGATGTGGAAATCTACGGTCAACGGTTCGCGATCCGCGGCGAGGCGGACGAGGCCTATATCCGTCGGCTCGCCAGCTTCGTGGATGGCCATATGCGCCATCTTGCGGAGGGGATGAACACCACGACCCCGTCGAAGCTTGCCGTGCTGACGGCGGTCAACCTGGCCCATCAGTTGTTCGAAGTTGAACGGAAGCGCGCGCAGGGTGAGGCGGATGTCGAGCGGCGGATGACGTCGCTCATGGAGTCCATCGAAGAGCAGGTGCCGACCTCGCTGTTCCGGTAG
- the xseA gene encoding exodeoxyribonuclease VII large subunit: MTSPPGFPDLFSQPAPPKQVFTVSELTGLLRTSIEEQFSDIWLEGELSNIRAPGSGHVYCTLKDKTSQIRAVLFRSSALKLRFALQEGMQVIVRGRLTVYELRGEYQIVLDTVEPKGVGALQLAFEQLKERLAAEGLFDQDRKKPIPAFPRTVGVVTSPTGAAIRDILAVLRRRWPTLHILIAPVQVQGESAGRQIAEALAALNDWGSVDVIIVGRGGGSLEDLWSFNEEIVVRAIVASHVPVVSAVGHEIDVTLADFAADLRAPTPSAAAEAVVPVLAEIVERLRELTLRMGQMMLRHCAFERQRLDAGIRGVTDVRFRLQDAAQRTDDMVDRLRELLQRVLTSGRERVHEAQRDLSGLNPILTIKQGLATVPQFSKRLEGQMGTILAQHRHRIHALLAQLNTLSPLAVLGRGYSILQTVPAGQVLHRASDVEVGQELEAQLARGRLHCRVTRIVDDSSV; the protein is encoded by the coding sequence ATCACGAGCCCTCCCGGTTTCCCTGATCTCTTTTCTCAGCCCGCTCCCCCGAAACAGGTCTTCACGGTTTCGGAATTGACGGGGCTGCTCCGCACCTCCATCGAAGAACAATTCTCCGACATCTGGCTGGAAGGCGAGCTGTCCAATATTCGTGCGCCAGGGTCGGGTCACGTCTACTGCACCCTCAAGGACAAAACGAGCCAGATTCGCGCGGTGCTGTTCCGGTCCAGCGCGCTGAAGCTGCGCTTTGCCTTGCAAGAGGGGATGCAGGTGATCGTGCGGGGGCGGCTCACGGTCTACGAGCTGCGCGGTGAATATCAGATCGTGCTCGATACGGTGGAGCCGAAAGGCGTCGGTGCGCTGCAGCTGGCCTTCGAACAGTTGAAAGAGCGATTGGCTGCGGAGGGACTGTTCGATCAGGACAGAAAAAAGCCGATTCCGGCATTTCCCAGAACGGTGGGCGTGGTCACCTCGCCGACGGGCGCCGCCATTCGGGATATTCTGGCCGTGCTCAGGCGTCGCTGGCCGACATTGCATATCCTGATCGCTCCGGTGCAAGTCCAGGGGGAGAGCGCCGGGCGTCAAATTGCCGAAGCGCTGGCTGCCTTGAACGACTGGGGCTCCGTGGATGTCATCATCGTCGGGCGAGGCGGAGGATCGCTGGAGGATCTCTGGAGTTTCAACGAGGAGATCGTGGTGCGCGCCATTGTCGCCTCCCACGTGCCGGTGGTGTCGGCGGTCGGGCATGAAATCGATGTGACGCTGGCCGACTTCGCCGCCGATCTCCGTGCACCGACTCCGTCAGCGGCCGCCGAGGCGGTCGTTCCGGTATTGGCTGAGATCGTGGAGCGATTGCGGGAGCTGACCCTCCGTATGGGGCAGATGATGCTCCGGCATTGCGCGTTCGAGCGGCAGAGGTTGGATGCCGGTATTCGCGGGGTGACGGATGTGCGGTTCCGTCTCCAGGATGCGGCGCAACGGACCGATGACATGGTGGATCGGTTGCGCGAGTTGCTTCAGCGCGTGTTGACCTCCGGGCGTGAACGGGTGCATGAGGCGCAGCGGGATCTCTCCGGCCTCAATCCCATTCTCACGATCAAGCAGGGGCTGGCGACGGTTCCGCAATTCTCGAAGCGTCTCGAAGGGCAGATGGGAACGATCTTGGCGCAGCATCGTCACCGGATCCATGCGTTGCTGGCGCAGCTCAATACCCTGAGCCCCCTGGCGGTTCTTGGCCGGGGCTACAGTATTTTACAGACGGTCCCAGCTGGGCAGGTCCTCCATCGAGCGAGCGACGTGGAGGTGGGGCAGGAGCTGGAGGCGCAATTGGCCAGAGGACGATTGCATTGCAGGGTCACGCGGATCGTGGACGATTCCTCGGTTTGA
- a CDS encoding GDP-mannose 4,6-dehydratase has product MKVLVTGGAGFIGSHVVDRLLQEGHEVVIVDNLSTGKRRNLNRAARFCKMDIQSWRLEGVFRNERPNVVMHLAAQMDVRKSVEDPVFDAQVNVLGMLNVLRQAVRHGVRKVVFSSSGGAIYGEQDVYPAPESHPTRPLSPYGISKLCGEQYLSYYQRVSGLQVVNLRYANVYGPRQDPDGEAGVIAIFIQKLLNNEQAIIHGNGRQTRDFVYVEDVVEANLAVMGQDTQGTYNVGTGQETSINDLMRLLITHTNSTSKEVHGPAKKGEQARSVIDPSKIRQELSWEPRTELSEGLKLTVDYFRERMG; this is encoded by the coding sequence ATGAAGGTACTGGTGACGGGCGGAGCCGGTTTTATCGGCTCGCATGTGGTCGATCGCTTGCTCCAGGAAGGGCATGAGGTTGTGATCGTGGATAATCTGTCCACGGGAAAGCGGAGAAACCTCAATCGCGCCGCTCGCTTCTGTAAGATGGATATTCAGAGTTGGCGGCTTGAAGGCGTGTTTCGCAACGAACGGCCCAATGTCGTCATGCACCTTGCGGCGCAGATGGATGTCCGTAAATCGGTGGAAGATCCGGTCTTCGATGCCCAGGTGAATGTGTTGGGGATGTTGAATGTGTTGCGGCAGGCCGTCAGGCACGGAGTGCGGAAGGTGGTGTTTTCGTCTTCCGGCGGAGCGATCTACGGAGAGCAGGATGTCTATCCTGCCCCTGAGTCCCATCCCACGCGGCCCCTGTCTCCCTACGGCATCAGCAAGCTATGCGGGGAGCAATATCTCTCCTACTACCAACGAGTGAGCGGGCTTCAGGTGGTGAATCTGCGCTATGCCAATGTGTATGGGCCGCGTCAGGATCCTGATGGAGAGGCCGGTGTCATCGCGATCTTCATTCAGAAGCTGCTGAATAACGAGCAAGCGATCATTCACGGCAATGGGCGCCAAACCAGAGACTTCGTCTATGTCGAGGATGTGGTGGAGGCCAATCTTGCGGTGATGGGTCAGGACACGCAAGGCACCTACAATGTTGGGACGGGGCAAGAAACCTCGATCAACGATTTGATGCGGCTGCTCATCACGCACACGAACTCAACCAGCAAGGAAGTGCATGGGCCGGCCAAGAAGGGCGAGCAGGCGCGGAGCGTGATCGATCCCAGCAAGATCCGTCAAGAATTGTCCTGGGAGCCCAGAACCGAACTCAGTGAAGGGCTTAAGCTCACCGTCGACTATTTCCGCGAGCGTATGGGCTAG
- the rny gene encoding ribonuclease Y has translation MTGLVGGLLGVGLFELIRRSSGAAKKAQEEEQARQSVQNAQREADNIVKEAKLEAKDLLLQSKAELEKEQKAKMAELAIVEKRLLQRDETIEKRVSAIDKRDSDLQKRDLELVKREEKLTVKEAACTRAEKEHCEALERVAGMTSDEAKKQLIHEMESQARLEAIGLAKRILEEARENAEREAREIITSSIQRVVRDYVAESTISVVQIPNDAMKGRIIGREGRNIRAIEAATGIDLIIDETPEAVVISGFDPLRREIAKVSLERLMHDGRIHPTRIEEIVEKVKVDIDKLMYEEAEKIIFELGLSDFHPELIKVLGRLKYRTSYGQNNLYHAREAAYICGIMASELGLDVKLARRGALLHDIGKAVSHEEEGPHAMLGAEIAKKYGESEKIINAIAGHHEQVEPICPESVLVAAAEALSAARPGARREALETYVKRLEKLESLATGLKGVQKAYAIQAGREIRVIVRSEDITDTESFQLSRDLAKKIEQELTYPGTIRVTVIRESRYVEYAK, from the coding sequence TTGACAGGACTCGTTGGGGGATTGCTCGGAGTCGGGCTGTTTGAATTGATCCGCCGCTCATCGGGCGCCGCGAAGAAGGCGCAGGAAGAGGAACAGGCCCGCCAGTCGGTGCAGAATGCCCAGCGGGAAGCGGACAATATTGTCAAGGAAGCGAAGCTGGAAGCGAAAGACCTGCTGCTCCAGTCGAAGGCGGAGCTTGAGAAGGAGCAGAAGGCCAAGATGGCCGAGCTCGCCATCGTCGAGAAACGCTTGCTGCAGCGCGACGAGACCATCGAAAAACGGGTCAGCGCGATCGACAAGCGGGACAGCGATCTCCAGAAGCGGGATCTGGAGCTGGTGAAGCGGGAAGAGAAGCTGACGGTGAAGGAAGCGGCTTGCACGCGAGCGGAGAAGGAGCACTGTGAGGCGCTGGAGCGCGTCGCGGGGATGACATCCGACGAGGCGAAGAAGCAGCTCATCCATGAAATGGAAAGTCAGGCGCGGCTGGAGGCGATTGGGCTGGCCAAGCGGATCTTGGAAGAGGCGCGGGAGAATGCGGAGCGGGAAGCGCGCGAGATCATTACTTCCTCGATTCAACGGGTGGTGCGCGACTATGTCGCCGAGTCCACGATTTCCGTTGTCCAGATCCCGAACGACGCAATGAAGGGGCGGATCATCGGACGGGAAGGGCGCAATATCCGCGCAATCGAAGCCGCAACCGGGATCGATTTGATCATTGATGAAACGCCGGAAGCCGTCGTGATCTCGGGCTTCGATCCCTTGCGCCGGGAGATCGCCAAGGTGTCGCTCGAACGGTTGATGCATGACGGGCGTATCCATCCGACGCGAATCGAGGAGATCGTCGAGAAGGTCAAAGTCGATATCGACAAGCTCATGTACGAAGAAGCCGAGAAGATTATTTTCGAGTTGGGGCTCTCGGATTTCCATCCGGAATTGATCAAAGTGCTCGGCCGGCTGAAGTACCGGACCAGCTACGGGCAGAACAACCTCTACCATGCGCGCGAAGCGGCCTATATCTGCGGCATCATGGCCTCGGAGCTGGGTCTCGACGTGAAGCTGGCCAGACGGGGCGCGCTGCTGCACGACATTGGGAAAGCCGTCAGTCATGAAGAAGAAGGCCCCCATGCCATGTTGGGCGCGGAGATCGCCAAGAAGTACGGCGAGAGCGAAAAAATCATCAATGCCATTGCAGGGCACCACGAGCAAGTGGAGCCGATCTGTCCCGAGTCCGTATTGGTCGCGGCGGCGGAAGCCTTGTCTGCGGCCAGGCCGGGGGCGCGCCGGGAAGCGCTGGAGACCTACGTTAAGCGGCTGGAGAAGCTGGAGTCGCTGGCCACGGGGCTCAAAGGGGTGCAGAAGGCCTATGCCATTCAAGCGGGCCGGGAGATTCGCGTCATTGTCCGTTCGGAAGACATTACGGATACCGAGTCCTTCCAACTGTCCCGCGATCTGGCAAAAAAGATTGAGCAGGAATTGACCTATCCCGGCACGATCAGAGTGACCGTGATTCGCGAGAGCCGGTATGTGGAGTATGCTAAGTGA
- a CDS encoding TIGR00282 family metallophosphoesterase, with amino-acid sequence MKVLFIGDIFGEPGRRAVARAVPRLVAQRQVDIVIGNGENAAAGFGITPELAEELFDMGLAVITTGNHAWDKKEILDYFPREPRLLRPANYPSGAPGSGSVVVESAGGEQLGVLQLMGRAYMPTLDCPFQAAKKELASLKKRTAAVIVDMHAEATSEKMAMGHYLDGEVVAVVGTHTHVQTADDQIFPKGTAYITDIGMTGPLHSVIGVKKELAIEKFLTGMPRRFEVASGPAVFCAVLIELDARLGKALSIERIRIID; translated from the coding sequence GTGAAGGTTCTCTTCATTGGCGATATTTTTGGAGAGCCTGGGCGCCGTGCGGTGGCCCGGGCTGTGCCCAGGCTGGTGGCGCAGCGGCAGGTTGATATCGTGATTGGCAACGGGGAAAACGCCGCCGCCGGGTTCGGCATTACGCCGGAGTTGGCGGAAGAGTTGTTCGACATGGGGCTTGCGGTTATTACGACCGGGAACCATGCTTGGGACAAGAAGGAAATTCTCGATTATTTTCCACGGGAGCCGCGCCTGCTTCGTCCGGCCAATTATCCGAGCGGTGCGCCGGGATCTGGCAGTGTGGTGGTCGAGTCAGCCGGCGGGGAACAGTTGGGCGTGCTCCAGCTGATGGGGCGGGCCTACATGCCGACGTTGGACTGTCCCTTTCAGGCAGCCAAAAAAGAGTTGGCCTCGTTGAAAAAACGAACGGCTGCCGTGATTGTCGATATGCATGCGGAAGCGACGTCGGAGAAAATGGCGATGGGACATTATCTGGACGGAGAGGTCGTCGCCGTAGTCGGGACCCATACGCATGTGCAAACGGCCGATGACCAGATTTTCCCGAAAGGGACGGCCTATATTACGGATATCGGGATGACCGGGCCGCTTCACTCCGTGATCGGGGTGAAAAAGGAACTGGCGATCGAAAAGTTTCTGACCGGGATGCCCCGGCGCTTTGAAGTAGCCTCCGGGCCAGCCGTGTTCTGCGCGGTCCTGATCGAGCTAGATGCGCGTCTCGGGAAGGCGCTGTCGATCGAACGCATTCGCATTATCGATTAA
- the zapB gene encoding cell division protein ZapB, protein MALDRLDALENRIKDLVKLVQELKKRNAAVEAELTVVRQRLAEKDDSNRRWEQERVDIKSRIEKVLGDVELLECFEERKEVAIDEDH, encoded by the coding sequence ATGGCGCTGGATCGGCTGGACGCACTCGAAAATCGCATTAAAGATTTGGTGAAGCTCGTTCAAGAACTCAAGAAGCGGAATGCGGCGGTTGAAGCAGAATTGACGGTGGTGCGACAGCGACTTGCGGAGAAGGATGATTCGAATCGGCGCTGGGAGCAAGAGCGCGTCGATATCAAGTCTCGCATCGAAAAAGTTCTCGGCGACGTGGAGTTGTTGGAGTGCTTTGAAGAACGCAAGGAGGTGGCCATTGACGAAGACCATTGA
- the xseB gene encoding exodeoxyribonuclease VII small subunit, which translates to MAAVKFEQAMARLEAIVGELEKSDLPLDESLRIFEEGIRLSKNCLKILEEAEHKVEVLVQDKNGKKRIHAFSADDESDEPSA; encoded by the coding sequence GTGGCAGCGGTGAAATTCGAACAGGCCATGGCGCGGTTGGAAGCGATTGTCGGTGAGTTGGAAAAAAGCGATCTTCCGCTGGACGAATCGCTCAGGATTTTCGAGGAAGGCATTCGCCTCTCGAAGAATTGCCTCAAGATTCTCGAAGAAGCCGAACATAAAGTCGAAGTGCTCGTGCAAGACAAGAACGGCAAAAAGCGCATCCATGCCTTCTCCGCAGACGACGAATCGGATGAGCCGTCCGCCTAG
- a CDS encoding transglycosylase SLT domain-containing protein, with the protein MNQRTVRKLLSVTALGLCWAVLFSWPVSADSSSLPLPSVPDTCETVEACFQAAALPKERLGKSLNKEQVLSLKLERLQRLRKQFPATVWAARAGLLSGVLLLERDPAAALQFLRAAQNDSPLLDDYVRLWMGEALLKLGEGKQAAEMFETISQTAPNSPLVVKAAYRAGEAWYQTLSCREATAWIAKAVGLSQKEVETPLALLRQGACQLRENNIQEGHETLRQLWVRFAFSPEAKEAEALLASNLGGEPWVVQPSERLARAQAYLGQAFHAEAIEELRKFLAADPSSPQRTEAKLKLGIAQVRLKQYDQARETFRALAKEGATESSEASVWLARVYLRQGQGDKLLELAHTAAGSSLSPEQKGQITLFAGVWLEDQGRFDDAIAHYRQVAKVGEPASQRAEGQWRVGWGYYRMGRYREAFDQLRALVEQHDGEFEPQALYWMARAAELNQQPQAHDVYVQLCHRFIYTYYCQLARERTQIPLPESVAPEPVPASVPANDGEPVNGAAAGAVTTRAEIEQQTAYRRALELKTLGLDSDVAREVAGLIDRYSREPGLLMVLSTMLNEAGAYHHGLRLARAKFRDQLERTGGSVSPALWPVAYPMGLLPTIKGQGAKGVDPYLVAAIIREESQYDWRAVSRVGAIGLMQVMPGTANNVAQRLGLPAVGREDLFDQETNIRIGVHYVEQLLEQFSGNVAYTIASYNAGPIAVGNWITLHRGRSQDEFVELIPYQETRQYVKRVLRSYREYARLGKTF; encoded by the coding sequence ATGAATCAACGAACGGTGCGAAAGCTGCTCTCCGTCACGGCTCTGGGCCTCTGCTGGGCTGTGTTGTTCTCCTGGCCTGTATCCGCCGACTCCTCCTCCCTTCCTCTGCCAAGTGTCCCCGATACCTGTGAGACGGTGGAAGCCTGCTTTCAAGCAGCCGCTCTGCCGAAAGAACGGCTTGGCAAGTCGCTCAACAAAGAACAGGTCTTGTCGCTGAAGCTTGAGCGGCTCCAACGGCTGAGGAAACAATTTCCTGCCACGGTCTGGGCTGCGCGCGCAGGCTTGCTGTCCGGGGTGCTGCTCCTGGAACGGGATCCTGCCGCGGCGCTGCAGTTTCTCCGCGCGGCCCAGAACGATTCGCCGCTTTTGGATGACTATGTCCGTTTGTGGATGGGAGAGGCTTTACTGAAGCTTGGGGAGGGTAAGCAGGCAGCCGAGATGTTCGAAACCATTTCCCAGACCGCGCCGAATTCCCCGTTGGTGGTCAAGGCAGCCTATCGAGCCGGAGAAGCCTGGTATCAGACGTTGAGTTGCCGCGAAGCGACAGCCTGGATTGCCAAGGCGGTGGGGCTGAGCCAGAAGGAAGTGGAGACGCCCCTGGCGCTGCTTCGGCAGGGCGCCTGCCAGTTGCGAGAGAATAATATTCAGGAAGGCCATGAGACGCTGCGGCAGCTCTGGGTGCGGTTTGCCTTCAGTCCGGAAGCCAAAGAGGCAGAAGCGTTGCTAGCTTCGAACCTGGGCGGTGAGCCATGGGTGGTTCAGCCGAGCGAGCGGCTTGCCAGGGCGCAGGCCTATCTTGGGCAAGCCTTCCATGCTGAGGCGATTGAGGAGCTCCGGAAGTTTCTTGCGGCTGATCCCTCATCGCCTCAGCGCACCGAGGCGAAGTTGAAGCTCGGCATCGCGCAGGTCCGGCTCAAACAGTACGACCAGGCCAGAGAGACGTTTCGCGCGCTGGCGAAAGAGGGCGCAACGGAATCCTCCGAAGCCTCGGTCTGGCTCGCCCGCGTCTATCTTCGGCAGGGCCAGGGCGACAAGTTATTGGAGCTGGCTCATACGGCGGCAGGGTCGTCGCTGTCCCCGGAACAGAAGGGGCAGATCACGCTCTTTGCCGGTGTATGGCTGGAGGATCAGGGCCGTTTCGACGATGCGATTGCGCACTATCGGCAGGTGGCGAAAGTTGGAGAGCCTGCCTCTCAGCGAGCCGAGGGACAGTGGCGCGTGGGCTGGGGCTATTACCGGATGGGGCGCTATCGCGAGGCCTTCGACCAGTTGCGGGCGCTCGTGGAGCAGCATGACGGAGAGTTCGAGCCGCAAGCGCTCTATTGGATGGCGCGCGCGGCCGAGCTGAACCAGCAGCCGCAGGCTCACGATGTCTATGTGCAGCTCTGTCATCGATTTATCTATACCTATTACTGTCAGCTGGCGCGCGAACGTACCCAGATCCCGCTGCCGGAGTCCGTTGCACCGGAACCAGTGCCGGCGAGTGTCCCGGCGAACGATGGCGAGCCGGTGAATGGTGCGGCGGCAGGGGCTGTGACGACGAGAGCCGAGATCGAGCAGCAGACAGCTTATCGGCGCGCGCTTGAGCTGAAGACGCTGGGGCTGGATTCAGATGTGGCGCGAGAGGTGGCGGGGCTGATCGACCGGTATAGCCGGGAGCCGGGCCTCCTCATGGTGCTCTCGACGATGCTGAACGAGGCGGGCGCCTATCACCATGGCCTCCGGCTTGCGCGGGCCAAGTTCCGCGATCAATTGGAGCGAACCGGCGGGTCCGTCTCCCCGGCGCTCTGGCCTGTCGCCTATCCGATGGGGCTCTTGCCGACAATCAAGGGCCAGGGGGCGAAGGGTGTCGACCCCTATCTGGTGGCGGCGATCATTCGAGAGGAGAGCCAATACGATTGGCGGGCGGTGTCGCGGGTCGGGGCGATCGGCCTGATGCAGGTGATGCCGGGCACGGCCAATAATGTCGCGCAGCGACTCGGGCTGCCCGCCGTCGGGCGGGAGGACTTGTTCGATCAAGAGACCAACATTCGCATCGGCGTCCACTACGTGGAGCAGCTGCTTGAACAGTTTTCCGGGAATGTCGCGTATACCATCGCGTCCTACAATGCCGGGCCGATCGCGGTGGGGAATTGGATTACGTTGCATCGTGGACGAAGCCAGGATGAGTTCGTCGAATTGATCCCCTATCAGGAGACGCGGCAATATGTGAAACGCGTGCTGCGGAGCTATCGTGAGTATGCGCGGTTGGGCAAGACGTTCTAA